The sequence below is a genomic window from Thalassomonas haliotis.
GGGAGCAGCGCTTGAGGTGAAAGATACGGCGTTTAACCGCTTTTGCGGCGATGGCCTGGGGTTTGACTGGCTTTACCGTTATTTACTGGTGCGGCCCTATTGTTTGCTTGCCAACATCAACCGCCGGGACATTGTCGATCAGCTGATCATGCTGAACGGCTGGTATGTCAGGTTATGGCATGATGCCTTGTCCGCCAGCCAGAACGGCAGCCTGCGCTGGTATGCCGCTGGCATAGGTTTGGCGATTGTCTTTTTAGCGGGAGTGATCACCTTATGATATTAACCATTATAATGCTGGCCTTCTTGCTGCTCGGGGCATTGGCCTGGTATCTGGAGGGGATCAGCAGTAAAGCTCCCCGCTGGATTGCTTTATTTACCGTTGTGCTAGCCGCCGGCTTGTTTGCCGGTTTTGTCCTGGGTTCGGGCGCCAGCTTTGCCGAACTTAAGACCTTTGTGCGTGTCCCCTGGATCCCGGTGTTTAATATTGAATTTGCCTTAGGCCTGGATCACTTGACCATTATCCTGCTATCCCTGACCTTTATGCTGGCGCTGATTTGCGTCTTAGTGTCCTGGCAGGAAATTCAGGAAAAGGCCGGGTTTTATTATTTCAACCTGCTGGCCACCTTTGCCGGTATCATAGGGGTTTTCACCGCGGTGGATTTGTTTTTATTCTTTTTCTTCTGGGAAGTGATGTTGTTGCCGATGACGGCCATTATCGCTATCTGGGGTCATGAAAACCGCCACTTTGCCGCCATTAAGTTTTTTATCTTCACCCAAGTAAGCAGCTTGTTGATGCTGGTGGCGATTATCCTGATGGCGGCGACACATTATCAGCAAACCGGGCAACTGAGTTTTTATTATCCCGATTGGCTGGCGCTGGAGCTGCCGCTGGAATATGCCCGTTGGCTGATGCTGGGCTTCTTTATCGCTTTTGCCGTCAAATTGCCTTCGGTGCCTGTGCACAGCTGGCTGCCGGATGCCCATACCCAGGCGCCGACGGCGGGCAGTGTCTTGCTGGCGGGGGTGCTGCTTAAAACCGGTGCTTATGGCCTGATACGTTTTGTGATCTTCTTATTTCCCGAAGCCAGTCAAGGTTTTGCTCCCCTTGCCGCACTGCTTGGCGTGGTGAGTATTTTATACGG
It includes:
- a CDS encoding complex I subunit 4 family protein, which codes for MILTIIMLAFLLLGALAWYLEGISSKAPRWIALFTVVLAAGLFAGFVLGSGASFAELKTFVRVPWIPVFNIEFALGLDHLTIILLSLTFMLALICVLVSWQEIQEKAGFYYFNLLATFAGIIGVFTAVDLFLFFFFWEVMLLPMTAIIAIWGHENRHFAAIKFFIFTQVSSLLMLVAIILMAATHYQQTGQLSFYYPDWLALELPLEYARWLMLGFFIAFAVKLPSVPVHSWLPDAHTQAPTAGSVLLAGVLLKTGAYGLIRFVIFLFPEASQGFAPLAALLGVVSILYGAKMAFAQQDFKRLVAYSSISHMGFVMLALFSFNATAYQGAVLTLVAHGLSSGALFSLAGIIYSRIHSRNLADMGGFWHSAPRMGGFTLAFAAAAFGLPGLANFIGEFMSLVGAYQVFPVAVIFAALGLIGSAIYGIVLFQSTFHGPKGGEVADLSGRELVISGSLFGLLLLFGLFPNIILEYSSAAGEQLALLSREVSNLTGVTYAH